The Euphorbia lathyris chromosome 8, ddEupLath1.1, whole genome shotgun sequence genome has a window encoding:
- the LOC136202438 gene encoding probable disease resistance protein At4g27220 gives MYSREALPSRVLMLNQIMDALNDPNLNIIGVYGMGGIGKTTLAKEVLGQAAEQKLFDTVILVAVSQAPKLRRIQGEIADFLGLKFDAQEVPGRASQLHQALKKVKVLIILDDVWQKLDLNAVGIPSGDACGGCKILLTSRSKHVLSNEMCTQKEFPLDVLEEEETWRLFEMSVCKAKDPELRAIATEIAKKCAGLPLLILKVATDLRNKDSYVWKDMLTQLSCLENTGIYGKVNKVIESSYEKLIDEEAKSLFLLCPQFGNPNIRIQDLLVYCVGLGLFKHMDSIEGARNRVLTLIAKLKDECLLLDGDKAGFVKIHDLVRDIALAIASRVQHAFVGTSKVTSTNLRNKDWTRISLPYCDIPELPEVLECPKAELFSLFMRYHSLDIPNSFFAGLTQLKVLHFTEVKFVSGLPSSLGFLTGLQTLSLERCKLDNLAIIAELKQLELLSFAHSKIAELPREIKALTRLKLLDLRDCWNLRVIPENVLSNMCLLEELYMLNSFHGWELEGNASLVELKNLSHLTTLEIEVEEDKLLPKDWFFNGLQNYKIYVGHFRSYFGCEEHESSRMLQLGLTTSIGLMHRIKEFLKGTEVLYLGNENLLFDYSQLETDSFGKLRILKISKCPLKNLFPFSCDKCLPQLQEIEVGSCSNMEAIVGEGSEGEVMEFPQLTSLKLGSLPHLIGFCKTSGMVSCPNLTSLKVFDCPSLKYVFTTSMVKSLKQLKKFEITHCESIQEIVRPSNQIEEESIHMIVFPELDYLELRGLDNMKRFSSRYPIKFPKLRELRMKSCNALNNFVSKFSDTTDDETLFNELATFSSLEIISFQFMDNFRYIWHQQSVDDDSFSKLKSLEIMRCSKLSVVFPSNLYRRFRRLESLSLSDCDGVQEIYEYKGVGFEETNSLQAFSLQRICINSLPSLKHILSKDIDEALSFPNLQSVYVCDCWDLKYVFPASIACGLLQLQHLEITRCGAEMIIAEAKNEGSEGATAHTSVWPKVIPNLEVLKLDHNSLKAIQDDHVLPVESVWKLQRVRLVDLKEESIPFLFGFLRRIYSLEKLIFHSCSLGEIFSVGEEQQYHLIRLKHLKLMNIYGLKHILKDSQLNPIFQHLLTLKVRERYDLMNIAPSSPSFQTLTTLNVESCPKMTSLVTASTAKSMMQLVKLRVSGCEMMKEIVANNDDDAAADVIIFKKLKHLELTKLYKLNSFCSNNYIFEFPLLERVFVQECEEMKIFCGGVLSTPKLDCLGNLNVTLKSQLQENRLVDISWVEW, from the exons ATGTATAGCCGTGAAGCATTGCCTTCAAGGGTATTGATGTTAaaccaaattatggatgctctGAACGATCCAAATCTGAATATCATAGGAGTCTATGGTATGGGAGGAATTGGTAAAACAACACTTGCAAAGGAGGTCCTTGGCCAAGCTGCAGAACAGAAGTTGTTCGATACTGTAATCCTGGTTGCTGTTTCTCAGGCCCCCAAGTTGAGAAGAATTCAAGGAGAAATTGCTGATTTCTTAGGCTTGAAATTTGATGCACAGGAAGTTCCTGGAAGAGCTAGTCAACTGCACCAGGCGTTGAAGAAAGTCAAAGTACTCATCATTCTTGATGATGTTTGGCAAAAACTTGATTTGAATGCTGTAGGAATTCCTTCCGGAGATGCATGTGGAGGTTGCAAAATACTGCTAACCTCAAGGAGTAAGCATGTTTTATCAAATGAGATGTGCACACAGAAAGAATTTCCGCTCGATGttctagaagaagaagaaacatggagATTGTTTGAAATGTCTGTATGTAAGGCTAAAGATCCTGAGTTGCGTGCCATAGCAACTGAAATTGCCAAAAAATGTGCAGGGTTGCCCCTTCTAATTCTGAAAGTTGCCACAGATCTGCGAAATAAAGATTCTTATGTTTGGAAAGATATGCTAACCCAGCTTTCATGCTTAGAAAATACAGGGATATATGGGAAAGTCAACAAAGTTATTGAGTCAAGCTACGAGAAGCTGATTGATGAGGAAGCCAAGTCACTCTTCTTGCTTTGCCCTCAGTTTGGGAATCCGAATATTCGAATTCAAGACTTGCTCGTTTACTGTGTGGGCCTAGGCTTATTTAAGCACATGGATTCCATTGAAGGAGCAAGGAACAGAGTATTAACCTTGATTGCTAAACTCAAAGATGAGTGCTTGCTGTTGGATGGTGACAAGGCTGGATTCGTCAAAATACACGATCTTGTTCGTGACATTGCTCTTGCAATTGCATCCAGAGTGCAACATGCTTTTGTAGGTACAAGTAAGGTTACATCAACAAACTTGCGAAACAAAGATTGGACCCGAATTTCCCTTCCTTATTGTGATATCCCTGAGCTTCCGGAAGTTCTTGAATGTCCAAAAGCGGAGCTGTTTTCACTGTTTATGAGATATCATAGTCTAGATATCCCTAATTCATTTTTTGCAGGGCTTACACAACTCAAGGTTCTCCATTTTACTGAGGTGAAATTCGTATCCGGGTTGCCTTCCTCACTTGGTTTTCTTACAGGCCTTCAAACATTGTCTTTAGAACGTTGTAAGCTGGACAACCTAGCTATCATTGCAGAATTGAAGCAGTTGGAGTTGCTTAGTTTTGCTCATTCAAAAATAGCAGAATTGCCTAGAGAAATCAAGGCATTGACTCGACTAAAGCTATTAGATTTGAGAGACTGCTGGAATCTCCGAGTAATCCCGGAAAATGTCTTGTCAAATATGTGTTTATTAGAAGAGTTGTACATGCTTAACAGTTTTCATGGATGGGAGCTGGAAGGAAATGCGAGTCTTGTGGAATTGAAGAACTTGTCTCACCTAACAACTTTGGAAATAGAAGTTGAAGAGGACAAGTTATTACCAAAGGACTGGTTCTTTAATGGATTGCAAAACTATAAAATATATGTAGGTCATTTTCGTTCGTATTTTGGGTGTGAGGAGCATGAATCATCAAGGATGCTACAGCTAGGGCTGACAACGAGTATTGGTTTGATGCATAGGATTAAAGAGTTTCTTAAAGGGACTGAAGTTCTATATTTAGGGAATGAGAATTTGTTGTTTGATTATAGTCAACTTGAAACAGATTCTTTTGGGAAACTGCGAATTTTAAAAATCAGCAAATGTCCGTTGAAGAATCTCTTTCCCTTTTCATGTGATAAATGTTTACCGCAGCTTCAAGAAATTGAAGTCGGATCTTGCAGTAACATGGAAGCTATTGTTGGTGAAGGGAGTGAAGGTGAAGTGATGGAGTTCCCTCAGTTGACCTCTTTGAAGCTGGGATCTCTACCACATCTAATAGGCTTTTGCAAAACAAGTGGAATG GTTTCTTGTCCTAATCTAACAAGTTTGAAGGTGTTCGACTGCCCGAGTTTGAAGTATGTATTTACAACTTCAATGGTGAAATCTCTTAAGCAACTCAAAAAGTTTGAAATAACTCACTGCGAGTCAATCCAAGAGATAGTACGACCGAGTAACCAAATAGAAGAAGAGAGCATCCATATGATTGTGTTTCCTGAACTTGACTATCTTGAACTCCGAGGGCTTGACAACATGAAAAGGTTCAGCAGCAGATATCCAATTAAATTTCCAAAACTAAGAGAACTGAGGATGAAGTCTTGCAATGCATTGAATAACTTCGTGTCCAAATTTTCAGATACTACTGATGATGAAACTCTCTTCAATGAATTG GCCACTTTCTCCAGTCTGGAGATAATATCTTTTCAATTCATGGATAACTTCAGATATATATGGCACCAGCAATCTGTAGATGATGATTCATTttccaaattaaaatcattggaGATCATGAGATGCTCAAAGCTATCAGTTGTTTTCCCGTCAAATCTGTATAGAAGATTTCGGAGATTAGAGTCGCTTTCTCTATCTGATTGTGATGGAGTTCAAGAGATATATGAATATAAAGGGGTCGGTTTTGAAGAAACAAATAGTTTACAAGCATTTTCGCTACAACGGATATGTATAAACAGTCTACCCTCATTGAAGCATATATTGAGTAAGGACATCGATGAAGCTTTGAGTTTTCCGAATCTGCAATCAGTTTATGTATGTGATTGTTGGGATCTGAAATATGTGTTTCCGGCATCGATAGCTTGTGGTCTTCTCCAACTTCAACACCTCGAAATAACACGTTGTGGTGCAGAAATGATAATTGCAGAGGCAAAAAATGAAGGATCAGAAGGTGCCACTGCTCATACTTCTGTGTGGCCCAAG GTTATTCCCAATTTGGAGGTCTTGAAATTAGATCACAACAGCTTGAAAGCAATACAAGATGATCACGTCCTTCCAGTTGAGTCGGTGTGGAAATTGCAACGAGTTAGGCTAGTAGATTTAAAAGAGGAATCCATTCCTTTTCTATTTGGTTTTCTCAGGCGAATCTATTCTTTGGAAAAGCTCATCTTCCACAGTTGTTCTTTGGGAGAGATATTCTCAGTTGGAGAGGAACAACAATATCATCTGATAAGACTAAAACACTTGAAGTTAATGAATATTTATGGATTGAAGCATATACTAAAAGACTCACAACTCAATCCCATTTTTCAACATCTTCTAACTCTGAAAGTTAGAGAACGTTATGATTTGATGAATATAGCACCATCATCACCTTCTTTCCAAACTCTAACAACTCTCAATGTGGAAAGTTGTCCAAAAATGACAAGCTTGGTTACAGCATCAACGGCAAAAAGTATGATGCAACTCGTGAAATTACGAGTTTCTGGTTGTGAAATGATGAAAGAAATTGTTGCAAACAATGATGATGATGCTGCTGCTGATGTGATTATTTTCAAGAAGCTGAAGCATTTGGAACTTACTAAATTGTATAAGCTCAATAGTTTTTGCTCTAACAATTACATCTTCGAATTCCCATTGTTAGAACGAGTATTTGTTCAAGAATGTGAAGAAATGAAGATTTTCTGTGGCGGAGTGTTGAGCACACCAAAACTAGATTGCCTAGGAAATCTTAATGTCACACTAAAATCTCAATTACAAGAGAATCG GTTGGTGGACATTTCGTGGGTTGAATGGTGA